A genome region from Euphorbia lathyris chromosome 4, ddEupLath1.1, whole genome shotgun sequence includes the following:
- the LOC136227453 gene encoding peptidyl-prolyl cis-trans isomerase FKBP12, whose amino-acid sequence MGVEKQLIRAGLGRKPTVGQTVTVHCTGFGKNGDLSKVFWSTKDLTEKPFTFKIGMGNVIKGWDEGVLGMELGELARLRCSPDYAYGANGFPAWGIQPNSVLEFEIEVLTIE is encoded by the exons ATGGGAGTAGAGAAGCAACTCATCAGAGCCGGCCTCGGTCGTAAGCCTACCGTCGGTCAAACTGTCACCGTCCACTGCACGGGTTTTG GGAAAAATGGTGATCTTTCTAAGGTATTTTGGAG CACAAAAGACCTCACGGAAAAGCCTTTCACATTCAAAATTGGCATGGGAAATGTTATCAAAG GATGGGATGAAGGTGTCTTGGGAATGGAGCTTGGAGAATTAGCTCGTCTACGG TGCTCTCCTGATTATGCTTATGGAGCTAATGGATTTCCGGCATGGGGGATACAGCCTAACTCTGTCCTGGAATTTGAGATCGAAGTCCTCACTATCGAGTAA
- the LOC136228003 gene encoding mitochondrial uncoupling protein 5-like — MGVKGFVEGGIASIVAGASTHPLDLIKVRMQLNGEHRLPIAPEVRPPPPRVGPISIGVRIVQSEGVVALFTGVSATLLRQTLYSTTRMGLYDVFKNKWTNQDTGTMPLVQKITAGFISGGVGAAVGNPADVAMVRMQADGRLPIEQRRNYKSVVDALSQMSKREGVAGLWRGSSLTMNRAMIVTASQLATYDEVKEGILKKGVMSDGIGTHVTASFAAGFVAAVASNPIDVVKTRVMNMTVEAGVEPPYKGALDCAMKTVRAEGLMALYKGFIPTISRQGPFTIVLFVTLEQVRKLLKDF, encoded by the coding sequence ATGGGAGTCAAAGGTTTTGTTGAAGGGGGTATTGCTTCCATAGTTGCCGGAGCTTCTACTCACCCACTTGACCTCATCAAGGTTCGTATGCAACTAAACGGCGAACACCGCCTTCCAATAGCTCCCGAAGTCCGGCCACCACCCCCTCGTGTTGGCCCAATTTCTATTGGTGTCCGAATAGTCCAATCTGAAGGCGTTGTTGCCTTATTCACCGGTGTCTCCGCCACTCTTCTCCGACAAACTTTATACTCTACCACTCGTATGGGTCTCTACGACGTTTTTAAAAATAAGTGGACTAACCAAGATACTGGGACTATGCCACTTGTACAGAAGATTACAGCTGGCTTTATCTCCGGTGGTGTTGGAGCGGCTGTCGGGAACCCTGCCGACGTGGCAATGGTCCGAATGCAGGCAGATGGACGTCTCCCTATTGAGCAACGTAGGAACTACAAGAGCGTGGTGGATGCACTTAGTCAAATGTCAAAGCGGGAGGGTGTTGCTGGCTTGTGGCGCGGCTCAAGTCTTACGATGAACCGCGCCATGATTGTGACCGCATCACAGCTTGCCACGTATGATGAGGTGAAGGAGGGAATATTAAAGAAGGGTGTAATGAGTGATGGGATTGGGACCCATGTAACGGCTAGTTTTGCGGCGGGGTTCGTGGCTGCAGTGGCTTCGAACCCTATTGATGTGGTGAAGACTAGAGTTATGAATATGACAGTGGAAGCAGGGGTCGAGCCGCCCTACAAAGGTGCATTAGATTGTGCAATGAAAACAGTGAGGGCGGAGGGTCTTATGGCTTTGTATAAGGGATTTATACCAACAATTTCGAGACAAGGACCTTTTACGATTGTACTATTTGTTACTCTAGAGCAAGTCCGGAAGTTACTTAAAGATTTTTAG